A single genomic interval of Adhaeribacter pallidiroseus harbors:
- a CDS encoding PglD-related sugar-binding protein — protein MRTSYVIYGAGGHATVVADLIKLQGGKVEAFFNDQLKDDKSALVRPYEEILHSESRLIIGIGNNVVREKIAGRVKHKFGTLIHPSAYVAEDVELGEGTVILANAVVQSKACIGKHVIINAGVCVDHDAVINDFVLVYPNAYIGGGSILEKGVLINPGAIILRNVVVKEGSEIPPLSVVK, from the coding sequence ATGAGAACTTCTTATGTTATCTATGGAGCAGGAGGCCATGCCACAGTAGTGGCCGATTTAATTAAACTGCAAGGCGGCAAAGTAGAGGCTTTTTTTAATGATCAGTTAAAAGATGATAAATCAGCCTTAGTTAGACCATATGAAGAAATACTTCATTCTGAATCGCGATTAATAATTGGTATTGGCAATAATGTTGTTCGCGAAAAGATTGCAGGTAGAGTAAAACATAAATTTGGCACTTTGATTCATCCGTCGGCTTACGTAGCTGAAGATGTAGAACTAGGAGAAGGAACTGTTATTCTGGCTAATGCAGTGGTGCAATCAAAAGCTTGCATTGGAAAACATGTAATTATTAATGCAGGCGTTTGCGTTGATCATGATGCAGTAATAAATGATTTTGTTCTTGTTTACCCAAATGCTTATATTGGAGGTGGTTCTATTTTAGAGAAAGGAGTTTTGATTAATCCTGGAGCCATTATTTTACGCAATGTTGTAGTTAAGGAAGGATCCGAAATTCCGCCTTTAAGTGTTGTTAAATAA
- a CDS encoding MraY family glycosyltransferase gives MILYAVFFHDASAFLLFGMLLISLISFWDDISSLPSRVRLLVHLLAVTALLYSVNAFQSLPIWLIPIVYILIIGIINAYNFMDGINGITGLYSLIILCSLLYVNERIVSFADSAFIICPIIASIVFLFFNFRKKAKCFAGDVGSVSIGFWILALLLMLILKTESLTYILFLAVYGVDTVLTIIHRLLLRQNIFEPHRLHFYQILANERKVPHLIVSALYALVQLLVNCLVLFSSLDFIYIFILVALPLIMIYVITKPILMPKRALS, from the coding sequence ATGATTTTGTATGCTGTCTTTTTCCACGATGCTTCCGCTTTTCTGCTTTTTGGCATGCTGCTTATAAGTTTGATAAGCTTTTGGGATGATATAAGTAGTTTACCTAGCCGAGTTCGCTTGCTGGTTCACTTATTGGCTGTTACTGCTTTACTATATTCTGTAAATGCATTTCAATCATTACCAATCTGGCTTATTCCTATTGTATACATTCTTATAATAGGTATTATCAATGCTTATAATTTTATGGATGGTATTAATGGCATTACAGGTTTATACAGCTTAATTATTTTGTGCTCGCTCCTGTACGTAAACGAACGCATCGTTAGCTTCGCAGACTCAGCCTTTATTATTTGCCCGATTATTGCCTCCATAGTTTTTCTTTTTTTTAATTTTCGAAAGAAAGCGAAGTGCTTTGCGGGAGACGTAGGTAGCGTAAGCATTGGCTTTTGGATTCTTGCGTTATTACTCATGCTTATTCTAAAAACAGAATCCTTAACTTATATCCTCTTCCTGGCGGTATATGGGGTAGATACGGTACTAACAATCATACACCGGCTTCTTTTAAGGCAAAACATTTTCGAACCGCACCGCTTGCACTTTTATCAAATACTGGCCAATGAGCGTAAAGTACCGCACCTAATTGTATCAGCTTTATATGCGCTTGTTCAATTATTAGTAAATTGCTTAGTGCTGTTTTCTTCGCTTGATTTTATTTACATTTTCATTCTGGTGGCCTTGCCTTTGATTATGATCTACGTAATTACCAAGCCGATCTTAATGCCCAAAAGAGCACTTTCATGA
- a CDS encoding NAD-dependent epimerase/dehydratase family protein, which produces MNALLTGASGFLGKVLHTSLANQNYNVITLGRAKSNEIRADLQKEVPVIDTALDIVIHAAGKAHVVPRNEAENKEFFQVNLEGTKNLCQGLLASGLPVKSFIFISTVAVYGLEEGQLIRENQSLKGETPYAKSKILAEEWLQKWATKHNVKLGILRLPLIAGPNPPGNLGAMIKGINSGRYLGIGKSAARKSVVWAEDVAAIIPKAAEVGGTYNLTDGYHPSFKELEDGIAAAAGKKQPLHIPVPLAKSIALFGNLLGSKSPITTLKLHKMMSTLTFDDSKAKEKLNWHPSSVLLKLPMIV; this is translated from the coding sequence ATGAATGCATTGTTAACGGGAGCATCAGGCTTTTTAGGTAAAGTACTACATACCAGCTTAGCTAATCAAAATTATAACGTTATTACTTTAGGCAGAGCAAAAAGCAATGAAATAAGAGCCGATTTGCAAAAAGAAGTTCCTGTTATTGATACAGCTCTGGATATTGTAATCCATGCTGCTGGCAAAGCGCACGTTGTACCAAGGAATGAAGCAGAAAATAAAGAATTTTTTCAGGTTAATCTCGAGGGAACAAAAAACTTGTGCCAAGGTCTTTTAGCTTCAGGATTGCCCGTTAAAAGCTTTATTTTTATTAGTACCGTAGCGGTTTATGGGCTAGAAGAAGGCCAGTTAATCCGCGAGAACCAATCGCTTAAAGGAGAAACCCCCTATGCTAAATCAAAAATTTTAGCAGAAGAATGGTTACAAAAGTGGGCAACGAAGCATAATGTAAAACTCGGAATATTAAGGCTACCCTTAATTGCAGGTCCTAATCCACCGGGTAACCTAGGAGCTATGATTAAAGGCATCAATAGCGGACGATATTTAGGCATTGGTAAATCAGCTGCCCGAAAGAGCGTAGTATGGGCCGAAGATGTAGCTGCTATCATCCCTAAAGCAGCCGAAGTTGGTGGTACGTACAATTTAACAGATGGTTATCACCCCAGCTTTAAAGAACTAGAGGATGGCATTGCTGCAGCTGCAGGCAAAAAACAACCTTTGCATATACCGGTGCCTCTTGCCAAAAGCATTGCTTTGTTTGGCAACTTACTTGGCTCCAAATCGCCCATAACTACTCTTAAACTTCATAAAATGATGTCGACGTTAACCTTTGATGATTCTAAGGCAAAGGAAAAATTAAACTGGCATCCATCATCTGTTTTACTAAAATTGCCCATGATCGTATGA
- a CDS encoding glycosyltransferase family 4 protein → MKIVYFYQYFGTPKGGWSTRVYEMTKRWVAAGHEVTVVTSPYDKSDLPVGKGLISKYNFEGIQVIAINLLQSNKHHVLKRLFTFCAFSLISIFYSLKLKCDVVIASSGPITIGLPGLTARYLRGKNLVFEVRDLWPEGAIQLGFMKSNWMKSIAYGFEKICYRASSLIVACSDGMRDSIKTRYPETNVLVIPNASDVELFQQPIELTLPEWAQEKCVFVYTGSLGLMDDCQQIIMAALELKRRGNNQVKIVMIGEGAEKKYLQEFCVKNALDNVHFLGLIPKTQVIGWLQKAYGAFVVFKNLEVLQTSSPNKMFDAFAAGVPIIQSTQGWIKQTLQKHNAGITVLPDEPAIFADAIEYLVNNPLVRNQMAANSLSLAQNYFNRNKLANDFLNAMVLLNNKHR, encoded by the coding sequence ATGAAAATTGTTTACTTTTATCAATATTTTGGTACTCCAAAAGGAGGTTGGAGTACCAGAGTATATGAAATGACTAAAAGATGGGTTGCGGCAGGCCATGAGGTTACTGTAGTTACCTCTCCTTACGACAAATCTGACTTACCTGTAGGTAAGGGATTAATATCAAAGTATAATTTTGAAGGCATCCAAGTTATTGCCATTAATCTTTTACAATCAAATAAACACCACGTACTTAAAAGACTTTTTACTTTTTGCGCCTTCTCCTTAATATCTATCTTTTATAGTCTTAAATTAAAGTGTGATGTAGTAATTGCCTCTTCAGGCCCCATTACAATTGGCTTGCCTGGCTTAACGGCTCGTTATCTCAGAGGAAAAAATTTGGTATTTGAAGTACGAGATCTTTGGCCCGAAGGAGCTATTCAGTTGGGCTTTATGAAAAGCAATTGGATGAAGAGCATAGCTTATGGCTTTGAAAAAATATGCTACCGAGCTTCTAGTCTTATTGTTGCCTGTTCAGATGGTATGCGGGATTCTATAAAAACCAGGTATCCCGAGACAAACGTGCTTGTTATTCCTAATGCGAGCGATGTAGAGTTATTTCAACAACCCATTGAATTAACATTGCCAGAATGGGCGCAAGAAAAATGTGTTTTTGTTTATACCGGTTCCTTAGGGTTAATGGACGATTGCCAACAAATAATTATGGCAGCCTTAGAACTGAAAAGAAGGGGAAACAACCAGGTTAAAATTGTTATGATTGGGGAAGGAGCAGAAAAGAAGTATTTACAAGAGTTTTGCGTAAAAAACGCTTTAGATAATGTTCATTTCTTAGGTCTCATTCCCAAAACACAAGTAATAGGTTGGTTGCAAAAAGCATATGGTGCTTTTGTTGTATTTAAGAATTTAGAAGTTTTGCAAACAAGCTCTCCGAATAAAATGTTCGATGCCTTTGCTGCAGGAGTGCCAATAATTCAATCCACGCAAGGCTGGATCAAACAAACACTCCAGAAGCATAACGCTGGTATCACTGTTTTACCAGATGAGCCGGCTATTTTTGCTGATGCCATAGAATATTTGGTAAACAATCCGTTAGTCCGAAACCAAATGGCGGCTAATAGTTTAAGCTTGGCTCAAAATTATTTTAATCGAAATAAGTTAGCAAATGACTTCCTGAATGCAATGGTTTTGTTAAATAATAAGCATAGATAA